A single Cottoperca gobio chromosome 3, fCotGob3.1, whole genome shotgun sequence DNA region contains:
- the LOC115003594 gene encoding guanylyl cyclase-activating protein 2-like: MGRTQQTENSEPIDIKAIQDMYKKLVKECPSGLLFLHEFKRFFGVDPTGEASDYAENMFRAFDRNGDNTIDFLEFVAALNLVFRGDLEHKLRFSYKILFQIKMGTKTDESDSPLTVDEVVDRILRAVDSDDDGHINMEEFIRGAQQDPWVLNMLKLDMNPAGWVLEQQRRSAHL, encoded by the exons ATGGGGCGGACACAGCAAACAGAGAACAGTGAGCCCATTGATATCAAAGCAATCCAGGATATGTATAAAAAGTTAGTTAAAGAGTGCCCAAGTGGACTACTTTTTCTGCACGAGTTCAAGCGTTTTTTTGGTGTGGACCCAACAGGGGAAGCGTCTGATTATGCGGAGAACATGTTTCGAGCTTTTGACAGAAATGGG GACAATACAATAGATTTCCTTGAGTTTGTGGCTGCACTGAACCTTGTTTTCCGGGGAGATCTGGAGCATAAACTGC GATTCTCTTACAAAAT CCTCTTTCAGATAAAGATGGGCACAAAGACAGACGAGAGTGATTCACCACTTACAGTAGATGAGGTTGTGGATCGAATATTACGGGCTGTCGATTCTGATGACGATG gtCACATTAACATGGAAGAGTTCATTAGAGGCGCACAGCAGGACCCATGGGTGCTCAACATGTTGAAGTTGGACATGAACCCTGCTGGATGGGTGCTGGAACAACAGAGAAGGAGTGCACATTTATGA